The following are from one region of the Colias croceus chromosome 4, ilColCroc2.1 genome:
- the LOC123691512 gene encoding intraflagellar transport protein 81 homolog gives MTEQMKFIVKEINATLGRNYDLIKFDALEEKQFLQLLVDLLVYFNAGEKLDISLEESDIVSVRLLEMLSNVKYRPPSAVDPAVFRSQLLAGDARTIHHVLHWLLTNKDQVKNTAYLARYLKVPEIPPDVARNNTIQDLLELYHNLIDEFKDVHKRTRHLQKESAAEIINDIKEMAVERDIVIKRLENVQVHLTDVNNKEELLNESKLLRLQQERAKELEAQYETQQTQLKTASDQLKRYLNVIHGQSATPRTANDVIKHLQEEIQLNRYLVKEKLPQETSNLQKELNIMQTVTMEQHPNRSDLNVVQDKITKVNGEIEQLVQQRLATSGSQEDKLAPFRQQASVIRRNKESSASHVHELAATLKEHEATLADLQSEVKQLLGDMVLRGEELKKYVNSLRSKSTVYKRHRANLSSFKVEAGILTRTLQILSNSDPTIEMALLNNRKMKIDDDETEKASLEQTDLKTKSFHDLSQLVAQTAQKLSQVRQELQPLADKIKPIKKEFQSIQQMYEQKKRVYEATSINISSQMEPLKNLVKELTDQLNSKEDEWKNLRQKITKAESLQEVVMFEMKNSMQSPRKPSKMETLKKKIFDLEEIVRNLEEEQRAISSRQGAVEEQTRLWQNTLQLLRCKLKTRSEPAPRQGRMHITQHSQMLTLT, from the exons ATGACTGAGCAGATGAAGTTTATCGTTAAAGAAATCAACGCAACTTTAGGAAGAAATTATGACTTGATAAAGTTTGATGCTTTAGAAGAAAAGCAATTCTTGCAATTACTTGTGGACTTACTGGTTTATTTCAATGCTGGAGAAAAG TTGGATATCTCCCTCGAAGAAAGTGATATTGTATCGGTGAGATTACTGGAAATGTTGAGCAATGTGAAATACCGGCCGCCGTCTGCAGTAGACCCCGCTGTATTTAGATCTCAACTCCTTGCAGGAGATGCTAGGACCATTCACCATGTGCTGCATTGGCTTCTAACGAATAAGGATCAAGTTAAGAATACAGCGTATCTTGCAAG atatttaaaagtCCCCGAAATACCACCGGATGTAGCGAGAAACAATACAATCCAAGACTTACTGGAGTTATATCACAATCTAATCGATGAGTTTAAGGACGTTCACAAAAGAACGCGACACCTACAAAAGGAAAGTGCTGCGGAAATTATCAATGATATCAAAGAGATGGCAGTTGAACGAGATATCG TGATAAAAAGATTAGAAAATGTGCAAGTACATCTAACAGACGTAAACAACAAAGAAGAGCTTTTAAATGAAAGTAAACTTTTAAGATTACAACAGGAACGAGCCAAGGAACTGGAAGCCCAG tacGAAACTCAACAAACGCAGCTCAAAACAGCATCAGATCAACTAAAGCGGTACTTGAATGTTATTCATGGGCAGAGCGCCACTCCTAGGACTGCTAACGATGTTATCAAACATTTACAGGAAGAAATCCAG CTGAACAGATATCTGGTAAAAGAAAAGTTGCCGCAGGAAACTAGTAATTTACAGAAAGAGCTGAATATTATGCAAACTGTAACAATGGAACAGCATCCGAACCGTAGCGATTTAAATGTAGTACAAGATAAG ATAACCAAAGTGAACGGGGAGATCGAACAATTGGTGCAGCAACGGCTCGCCACATCGGGCTCTCAAGAAGATAAGTTGGCTCCTTTCCGCCAGCAAGCGTCTGTTATACGACGTAACAAGGAGTCCAGCGCTTCTCACGTACACGAACTTGCAGCAACACTCAAGGAACACGAAGCTACCTTAGCTGACCTACAATCTGAA gTTAAACAACTCCTTGGAGATATGGTGTTGAGAGGCGAAGAGCTGAAGAAGTATGTTAATTCTTTACGTTCTAAAAGTACAGTGTATAAAAGGCACCGAGCTAATTTGTCTTCGTttaag GTTGAAGCTGGCATTTTAACTAGAACTCTACAAATTCTAAGCAATTCAGATCCAACTATAGAAATggctttattaaataatagaaagaTGAAGATCGATGATGATGAAACCGAAAAAGCATCTTTAGAACAAACGGATTTAAAGACAAAATCATTTCATGACTTATCACAG CTCGTAGCACAAACTGCCCAAAAGCTGTCACAAGTGCGACAAGAACTACAGCCATTGgccgataaaataaaacccaTCAAAAAAGAATTTCAATCAATTCAGCAAATGTACGAGCAAAAGAAACGAGTGTACGAAGCTACGTCTATAAATATATCCTCTCAAATGGAACCCTTAAAGAATTTAGTGAAGGAATTGACAGACCAACTGAATAGTAAGGAGGATGAATGGAAAAACTTGAGGCAAAAGATTACAAAGGCAGAAAGTTTGCAGGAAGTTGTAAtgtttgaaatgaaaaattcaATGCAGTCCCCGCGAAAGCCGTCAAAGATGGAGACgttgaagaaaaaaatatttgatttggAAGAGATTGTCCGCAATTTGGAAGAA GAGCAGCGTGCTATAAGCTCTCGCCAGGGAGCAGTCGAGGAACAAACTCGTCTTTGGCAGAATACTCTGCAACTGCTACGTTGCAAGTTGAAGACACGCAGCGAGCCGGCGCCGCGCCAGGGCCGTATGCACATCACTCAGCACTCACAGATGCTAACCCTTACATAA
- the LOC123691450 gene encoding 5-hydroxytryptamine receptor, with translation MEGADGSDDLLQWEALYLQLQAHNSSNTTEWVPAWNVSESNRTWWESSAPFDSPAALLRAAVKAVILGLLILATVVGNVFVIAAILLERHLRSAANQLILSLAVADLLVACLVMPLGAVYEVAQRWTLGPELCDMWTSGDVLCCTASILHLVAIALDRYWAVTNIDYIHARTGRRIGYMIACVWIASFLVCIAPLLGWKDPDWNRRVSEDLRCVVSQDVGYQIFATMSSFYVPVLVILILYWRIYQTARKRIRRRHGATARGGVGPPPVPAGGALVAAGGSGGIAAAVVAVIGRPLPTISETTTTGMTTVSSNNTSPEKQSCANGLEPDPPTTGYSAVAAAYYPTLVRRKPKEAADSKRERKAAKTLAIITGAFVACWLPFFVLAILVPTCDCEVSPVLTSLSLWLGYFNSTLNPVIYTVFSPEFRHAFQRLLCGRRVRRRRPPP, from the exons ATGGAGGGCGCGGACGGCAGCGACGACCTACTGCAGTGGGAAGCGCTTTACCTACAGCTGCAGGCACACAATTCCTCCAACACCACCGAGTGGGTCCCCGCATGGAACGTCAGCGAGTCCAACAGGACCTGGTGGGAATCGTCCGCGCCCTTCGACTCCCCTGCAGCGCTATTGCGGGCAGCCGTCAAAGCTGTTATTTTGGGGCTGCTTATTTTGGCAACTGTTGTCG GTAATGTGTTCGTAATAGCAGCAATATTGCTTGAAAGACACTTAAGAAGTGCCGCAAACCAGCTCATTCTCTCCTTGGCTGTTGCGGACTTGTTGGTGGCTTGTCTGGTGATGCCGCTCGGTGCGGTGTACGAGGTGGCGCAGCGGTGGACCCTCGGCCCGGAGCTCTGTGATATGTGGACGTCGGGTGATGTCCTATGCTGTACGGCATCTATACTTCATCTTGTCGCTATAGCACTCGATAG ATACTGGGCTGTGACAAACATAGACTACATCCATGCAAGGACAGGACGACGGATAGGTTACATGATCGCTTGTGTTTGGATCGCCAGCTTCTTGGTATGTATTGCACCTCTTCTCGGATGGAAAGATCCAGATTGGAATCGTCGAGTTTCAGAAGATTTGCGGTGCGTTGTTAGCCAAGATGTCGGATACCAAATATTTGCGACAATGTCGTCTTTCTACGTGCCAGTactagttatattaattttgtactGGCGAATATACCAGACGGCCAGAAAAAGAATACGAAGGCGGCACGGCGCTACCGCTAGAGGTGGCGTGGGGCCGCCACCCGTACCCGCGGGCGGGGCGTTGGTGGCGGCCGGCGGGAGCGGCGGAATCGCTGCAGCTGTTGTGGCGGTCATTGGGCGACCTTTACCTACGATATCAGAGACCACGACGACTGGAATGACAACTGTTTCATCCAATAACACAAGCCCAGAAAAACAGTCGTGCGCGAACGGGTTGGAACCAGATCCCCCTACGACGGGGTACAGCGCAGTCGCCGCTGCCTATTATCCTACATTAGTGAGACGTAAACCAAAGGAAGCCGCGGACTCTAAGAGAGAGAGGAAAGCGGCAAAGACATTAGCAATAATAACCGGCGCGTTTGTGGCGTGCTGGCTTCCATTTTTCGTGTTAGCTATATTAGTGCCGACGTGCGATTGCGAGGTGAGCCCGGTGCTGACGTCTCTGTCGCTGTGGCTGGGCTACTTCAACTCGACGCTGAACCCCGTAATATACACTGTGTTCAGCCCGGAGTTCAGGCACGCGTTTCAACGGTTGTTGTGCGGCCGCCGGGTTCGGCGCCGCCGGCCTCCGCCCTAG